Sequence from the Ostrea edulis chromosome 8, xbOstEdul1.1, whole genome shotgun sequence genome:
tgatGTCGTTGAATGACTCAAACATACATTTTACTGAACAAAGCCTAAGTGCCAACCCATTGAACCTACTAAAGCAGGTTTCTGTAGTTAGATTTGCAAAAAATCCCTCGGAGTTCATGGGCTTTATTTTCGAACTGATAAAACCAAGACTTTGAACATTGGGGGTTACTGCTTCTTCCCTACGAATATAGCATGATACGTTAAGTGTCACACACAAAGAGAACCGAGATAAACTGATTCCCTGTTATCTCGGTTCTCTACGCGTACAACAATTTTTGACGGCCAGGATTCGGGCTTCATCGTCATTTCACGCGAATAACGAGAGTTCCTTTCAAAACAACAACGACgctaactttgacgtcacagtcgacTACACTACGTTACAGTGAAGTAGGCCTATGAAGTGCGAAAGTTCGTAACGTAGGACAGTAGAGTTTGACGTCACCGACTCTACCATTCGGAATCTCTCTAGTGAGACATAAAAATCAACTGACCAATGAAATCCGCTCTTTTGGGCTAACCAAAGTACCGATTAAccgttgtttgtgtgtagcatcattcagcggggaaccagtttaacaGAAGCGAGATAAACATGGGTACCAGTTTatcattttttctctcaaaGTAATTTTGATTAGGCGTCGTTTTACGAAAACCAATTAAAATCATTATTCTATACAAACAGATCAATCGAGTACTTGTATTTATTATGACGAACCAAGACGGATAGCAGTTATTTTTCCGTTGCCGGCAATCACTAAAAAACGATCGGCCATACCGAgcgaaaaaagaaaatttgggcCTTTCTGATGACTTTACTAAGCCTTTAGTAAGCCACCTTGAATACTTATCGGCCATTTGTTGGTGGTCAACACCAATCTGAATCACTGCCTTATAAACTGATACTAGTTTGTGTATTATCATTGGTGTATTTACAGTGAGGTAAAATTCTATTTAGATTAAATTTCCTACCTCTTGGGACTACTTCTTGGGACTAATGATACCTTTGTAACATATCTTGCGTTCGTATACTCTGTACTTTGTGTTGTGCtcgttttatttcatttcatagtGGTGACTTACAAAAGACCCAGCTACACTATGAAgttaatagaaatgaaaataagattgacaacactttacgaatttattaccagtatgaaTATGACAAACAGACACTCCTAAAGCTTAGAACTTAGCCTACAAACTATCAACAAATTCTCCCAACCCAAAGGTAATATTATAATTTAGTAAGTTAAATGTGGCAAACTGAAAGTATAACGACAAAATGGATAAAGTAGATGTGATTCCAGTATAGGAAGATTGGGAGGAGAAGTGTTGCTAGCACGGCCATCTGTCTCGTGTCGACGAATTGTTGGCTGCATGGCCTTATATAGTAATTTAAGGAAAACAAATTGTCATTAAAGTTATTGGCCGAAAGATAAAGTGGGTTTGCTAAAATGCAATATTACATGGgagcaaaattcagaaataaaagtaaaagttAAACCGAAACTACCACACATTTaggtaatactcaggtgactgataaggcctgtgggcctcttgttgtgcATTGTTATGGGAACCATTTCTAGTATTGTCGTCGAATTTTTCAGAATAAAGTATATCCTAGAGAACTAGATCACAGAGACCCAAAAGTCCGAGGTCGTATCCGAGTGCAGCTCAGAGatgaaaatgatggatatgtTATGCCAGAATTCAAAACAAGTAAGAACTCTACAAAGCATTCCTTGTATACACCAAACTAGAAAATGAAGTTTCTACTCCCATTAACCTTCGCTCCTGCAATGAAAATTGGTCATGTTTTCTCAGACCAGTCACAATAGGTTGAGTGTTCGCTATACAACAAGGAAGGAAGGGGGTGGTCCAAATTTGATTCTCGATCCTGTGCTGCCCCAAACTTACAATATTATCGTAGGCAGTGTCATCGTTTCTAAACTCCAGGCTTTGAAAGTAAAAGTTACCATTTCCTAGACGAAAAACGGTAAAAACTATTGCTCCAAGGAGGTAGCAATGACCCGGAAATGTAAGAATATATCGAGTTACTGATCCCGTACTGAATTTTTCAGAGGATATCGAGTTACTGATCCCGTACTGGATTTGTCAGAGGATATCGAGTTACTAATCCCGTACTGGATTTGTCAGAGGATATCAAGTTACTGATCCCGTACTGGATTTGTCAGAGGATATCGAGTTACTGATCCCGTACTGGATTTGTCAGAGGATATCGAGTTACTAATCCCGTACTGGATTTGTCAGAGGATATCAAGTTATTGATCCCGTACTGGATTTGTCAGAGGATATCGAGTTACTGATCCCGTACTGGATTTGTCTGTCACACTCGCACCTCCGAATACTCATATACATAAGTGTAAGGGAACTGCAGGGATCTATTATTTTAACAGATCAAACAGAGTTACTGATCCTATACCACAACTTAGAATATGAAGTGAATATTGATTAATGATGTACAGTAGTGTAGGTACAGTGTTTGTCTTTGTCTCATGATTATTCATGATAACTTGTCACGTATTGACAAAGCTTCGGTATCAGATGAGCAATCTCGTTATCAAAAGAGAAACCTCTTTACACCTAAATCAAAACATGTATCAGATAAAGCACATTTTTGAAGAATCTGAAATATGTATAAACTTTGACTTTGTTACTTAGCTCTTTTCAGAGCAGGCAGCCATTTTCTGGCATTATacatattaaatattttgttgGAAAAGGGAGTCAGCTTTTATGATATGATAGCAATTTAAAATATGTCCAATATTTACTAGTCTCTttacattctatatatattttctgtattttgtaaatacactgcaattgtatatttttattgcatCTTATACACCCCCCCGCAAcaaagttgtggggggggggagtatactggaatcggtttgtccgtctgtctgttctttcgtctgtagacgcaatggtttccgggctctggagcattatcctttccacctacagtcaccatatgaAACACATGGACTATCCATGAGACAAAGATGTTGCCCATCAGATTTGGGGTCttaaggtcaagcgcactggacatctaGCAATAGGATTTCCAggttctaaagcgttatcctttccacctacagtcaccatatcatacatatggactacccatggaatgaagatgttccctattgaatttggggtcaaaggtcagaagtcaagtgcagtggacatcgaagtagcaatatagtttccgggctctaaagggttatcctttccacctacagtctccatatcatacatattgaCTACCCATGGGACAAAGGTGTTCCCTATGGAATTTGgtgtcaaaaggtcaaaggtcaagtgcactctTAGAAaagagactacccaaggttttgtcatgccctttcttttaGACACTCAGGaaaggtaatttatacctattaacaacaccctttgggagattggggtaagcaaaGGGTATCCTTAGTAAGCATTGCTCACAGTGCCTCTTGTTTATACATAAAGAATAACAAATTCCAATGCACTTGGTTGAGGTTTGCCTGCCTCAAGTAAAAACAATGTAAAGTCTCCTTGGTTTTTAGGTTACCTGAGTAAACTTAATTGGTTGTCCTCCGCTTTTGTGCGTCGTCCGTCGTGTGTTAACACTTGGACATTTCTAACTTCTTGATACCTATTATCcccattcttttcaaatttggtatgacaCATCTAAagaacaagggggacatcaatttttaatttcaggactcttggaCCCCTGAGGCCTTAGAGACAGGGCAacaactgccaaaaattgaccaatttatACAAGTCTTCTTcctagaactgcacatgtgtaagacaaagtaaatgcatagtgatgtaagGCAGGatggtctctaccaaaattgtaaatttcatgatccccagggtaggggttctgaccccagtgtggggccaaacttagtatatagtatttatgtgtaaaacatttaaacatctttagtgctattaacactaaattgaaactaaatggatatttagaaagagtaggtagtcctttacaaaaattgCAAATTCCATAAGcctaggggtaagggtttggtttaaggatggtgtcaaaattataacAGTGATTGGAAGGACatatttaagtttgctgatactgtataaaatctaaatgtatactAAGGAATAGcaaaaaaggatgtacaaaaaatggtgaattttacaACCCCAGGGTTTACACTGATCTTAGATGCGACCAAAtaagtcatatcttttaatgttaatacacatattatattatgtaaaacctttcatcagtgtatgcacttttgagggcattgaagttttaaaacacatcttgttttatactgttcctgaacattagaatttagcttagatattcagaacggGAATTTTTCCCTAGATttcataaatacacatgtagtcTTTTCGAGtagtgatacatgtacttttttttaGTACTCAAGTGACCGTTAAGGCCtgttggcctcttgtttaatgtaGAATCATAAAGAATATCGATTGGTTGAAACAACACTCTTTTTTTGCAGGGAAAGCGGTTCTGGAAGTTATATGTGAGAAAATTCCAAAATTAAAATCGCGGATTCAGGGCGCATCTTCCCAGCCTGCCCCAGCTCAACAGCAGACATCCGCAAAGTCAAAGAAAGGACGCAAGGGGAAATAGTCAGGGAtataaaggggaaataatcaggGATATAAAGGGGAGATAAACAGCGATACACAGAGAAGAAGTGTTTGGATGACAATGGCTGGTGTGAGTGGACATCATACTGACTGGAATAGACTGATATGTGATGAGAATTTGAATAATCCATCATGTGCGACACGACATAGTGACATTTTCCTTTCTACATTATATTCTAAAACATTACAGTTTGTCATTTCTTCCTGTTTGCACGTCCTAGGAATAATTTGATGTTATACATAATACATTATGTCAATATCACTTCTGTCTTCACACCACAGGGATAATTTGatgttatatataatacatgatgTCAATGTTTGTTTGTGTATTATTGAcagttatatatgtatatgtacaaagtGAGGGAACTCAAGAACTAATGTTAAGGTACTGCCTCTCAATTTCAGACAGGATAAAAcattaattcatataaaaacTGCTAGTTTGTATGTTCGGAGTCTGCAATGGTAAAGGTTTTCTGTTTGAAACAAGGTTTATATCTCAATCACTGTCTGATATGCATGAAACTAAGAAGTCGTCAGTGATATTTCACACATGTattctttatttgtattgtttattgttgaTGTAGTACTGTTTTTGTTGTGTGAAAGCTAGGTAGGGATATTAACATGGAACGGAAGTGAATAGATGCGAAAGAGCAAATATACCaattgattatacatgtaaaacttactGGTCGattcaaagttttgaaaaatgaatatgTTCTCTTATTGGTTATTTCAGTTTATCTATATCAACACGTGTgatgctgggttttttttttatttggatatTGACAAATAAGataataatcaataataataaggtgagaccggtcgacgggggatgcttactcatcctaggtacgtgataccacctctggtttatccaggggtccgtgtttgtccaactctctattttgtattgcttatatagtagttatgagattgatcagttcATTAACTTCACCATTTCATGCATCAGTTTGAGGAGGatatttttattgggattagtTTGTGACATGTGATCTGTTTATCTGTAATAgattaaaagatttatttatCTGGACAAATTTGCCTGGACCTAAGGCGTCCACATTAACGAAGTTTTATATGTATGTTTGACAAGTGGTCAAAAGCCAAAAAGGTTGTCGCAAGGCTAAGACAGGCCAGAAAGGACACATGTAAAGTTACAGAGGTTGCCATGAGGCTAGGGATGATTAGGGGGGACATGCACAAAGTTTCACATATTCCAAACCTCTGAAAATTCAAATGGATTCAAAATCGATATCATGAACTTACTTTGATTTGGTAAGAAGTTGtggtcaaggttaaagtttgtGTCGAGATACATCgtcaaatattgaaataaaatttccataatttagaaatattccgattttcaaatttaaacgAATTCCAATAGGAATTATTATAAAGGTTGTCATAAAGAATAtggtaatcagaaaactacatgcCCTTGATATAAAATGACTGacaattgaaatgaatttattaaaatatcttCATGAAAGTGCATAAAATTAGCAATAAGTTGATTATCTTAGTaaattctatcaattttgattggAATTGgtatttttagctcatctgaggcAAAGGGttatgtgagcttttctgatcaaaacttttcGTTGCCTGGTGTTGtaatcttttcacattttcattttcttccaaATCACCTAGCCAATTTAAACTAAACTTAACACAAAGCACcctttggtgaaggggattcaagttgaTTGAAATGAGGAGCAATGCCCTTCTCTAAGGAGAGATAATGAAGATACACTTACACATTTtattcttctctagaactagcaagccaatttcaatgaaatttggTACAAAGCATCATTGTGTGAAGGGAAACCCTATTGTCTtgaaatgaaaggccatgcccctttcaaaggggagataatcataaaaatgtgatggggtcatttaaaagttttctcaaGAGCCATTGGGTCAGGCAAGTTCAAATTTACGTTACGgattcctgacacagtgcaaattcaagtgtgttcaaatcaggggcgaaaagaatctgggttgtgtgtttGAGGATGAAGGCAATTTAGGGAGGGAGGAATGTAAGCGGTCAGCCGAATTCGAACACCGGTagttggtagaacacctgaTTAGAGATTCAGGGAGTCCAGGTTCGAATCTCTGtatggtccgttgcattttatCCTTTTCCGTTATATTTGGTGCCGTAGATCAGCCACTGGAACTGACTGGTGaaaatgtctgtcaaggaataaatatcctgggttgatgtcctCAAGAGAATTCCAGggacccgggttcgaatcccagtaaGTTCCGTTTTCATTTTCTCCATTCCTGTAATATAATTAAGAGTTTGTTTTACTTTTacgatggtgaaatcatgcttTATACAAAATGCTTATACGAGGCATTAGATGAAACACTTTTTCTATagtcttacatgtatgtatacagtGGTAGACTTaaggcgcccccccccccctccttaaattttcaaatttaaggatatcttgtttataaaaaaaaaatgtaaacgataaaagaagcaataatttcttccagtCTCGgcgaaataaatgaaaaaatcttttgatttattgaattacttttatttggagaacgtacttttttttttcaaaacccttaaaatttgcgtcattttcttttaatttaatCTCAtttaaaatgacagaaaatagttcAAATGACTAGATAAGAGATAATTTTGAGCGttaaaaaatctgtaaattcCAAGAGCTCCTGGGGGCTTCACACCCTGGGTCcaccagaccccctgcctcattaACTTGCGCCTCtataactgcaattcctggatccgcccttggtATGTACATTTTTAGGAAGTTCCGACATTCTGAAAACTGCGTTTGCGTCTAAATTTAGCATTTCTAATCTTGGAATACCATATACAACTGTCATCAGCGTATCACTGTATTAAATTAGCCTGTATATAAATCGAATTTAAaccttaccccccccccccttaaaatcaGATTAGGCCTACTTATGTTCCGCATAGCTTTCCATCTTTCTGACTACTCTGCCTACGTCACAGTTTTGTCTCATTTCTGGAGACAGTTTATGCACGTCGTTGTTGCGGACAGTTTAGACTATAGATCTACAAGGACGGTGAAATGTGTGCCTTTTGTGCTTGTTGGCAATGGCAATGTCGACAATCGACACTTCATCAACAGACATCACACTGTGTTCCAATTGTTTCGGAAAATTCAGAACACCGAGGTTACAACGGGTTCGCCGAATTTGAAATGAAACCGAAAGTTGATTTGTAATTCATAAAGATGGCAACATCACTAGACAGCTCTTCGATGGAGGATGTTACATTGTGTTCTATATGTTTCGAAAAGTTCAAGTCGCCGAGGTTTTTACCGTGTACACATTCCTTCTGTCACGGATGTTTATCTTCCTacattgttaatgtgtgtaaatcTACGGAGCCTCGTTTGGGATTTAATTGTCCATTATGCCGCGAGTACACACCCTGTCCTGGAGCCTTCGATAAGTCAGACGAGTGGGCGGAGCTATTTCCTGTGAATGAAGTTTTAGAGACAATCATTAAGAAACCTGATGGGGAATTATGTGATGCCTGTTTACGAGAAAACGAAAGTGAAAACGCTATCGGGTTTTGCTTGTCTTGTACTGAATATTTATGTAAGATGTGTACCAAATATCACAAAAGGCAATTACTCTCAAGAGACCATACCATATGTCAATTAAACGAGATGAAATCAGAGAACATATTTCCTGAATCAGGAAATATCCACGGTTGCCCTGAGCATaaaaaggaaacaataaaaTTCTTCTGTAACG
This genomic interval carries:
- the LOC130049588 gene encoding signal recognition particle 19 kDa protein-like, whose translation is MDKVDVIPYCRRIFQNKVYPRELDHRDPKVRGRIRVQLRDENDGYVMPEFKTRKAVLEVICEKIPKLKSRIQGASSQPAPAQQQTSAKSKKGRKGK